The following are encoded in a window of Flavobacterium cupriresistens genomic DNA:
- a CDS encoding class I lanthipeptide: MKNKNTINKLAFNKVAVAELNDNQMYDVDGGTSPTCLLVISFLLAKALD, encoded by the coding sequence ATGAAAAACAAAAACACAATCAACAAGTTAGCTTTCAATAAAGTAGCTGTTGCAGAATTAAACGACAACCAAATGTATGACGTTGACGGTGGCACAAGCCCAACCTGTCTTTTAGTAATCAGCTTTTTATTAGCAAAAGCCCTAGACTAA
- a CDS encoding class I lanthipeptide yields MKNKNTINKLAFNKVAVAELNDNQMYDVDGGTSPTCLLVISYLLAKALD; encoded by the coding sequence ATGAAAAACAAAAACACAATCAACAAGTTAGCTTTCAATAAAGTAGCTGTTGCAGAATTAAACGACAACCAAATGTATGACGTTGACGGTGGCACAAGCCCAACATGTCTTTTAGTAATCAGTTATTTATTGGCTAAAGCCCTAGACTAA